Proteins found in one Mucilaginibacter gracilis genomic segment:
- a CDS encoding plasmid mobilization protein, giving the protein MKSEVKKITNTKSPARAGRVNKGGRPKVPHKRRNSVSVMCTLIEKKIIEANAKRVGTNPSVFLRNLGLNTRIEVRVKTLPKSVLEMRGTLNHIAANLNQIARKRNRGDDLNAMERALLDQDVRSLQALVKNINAYVS; this is encoded by the coding sequence ATGAAAAGTGAAGTTAAAAAGATAACAAACACTAAAAGCCCGGCTCGTGCGGGCCGGGTTAATAAAGGCGGCAGGCCCAAAGTGCCGCACAAGCGGCGCAACAGCGTGAGCGTAATGTGTACGCTCATCGAGAAAAAGATCATTGAAGCCAACGCTAAACGAGTAGGCACGAACCCGTCGGTTTTCCTGCGAAACCTGGGATTGAATACGCGGATAGAAGTCAGGGTCAAGACCCTGCCGAAGTCTGTTTTAGAAATGCGGGGTACACTCAATCACATCGCCGCCAACCTCAATCAAATTGCCAGAAAGCGTAACCGGGGGGACGACCTGAATGCGATGGAAAGGGCTTTGCTCGATCAGGATGTACGGAGCTTGCAGGCATTGGTGAAGAACATTAACGCTTATGTATCATGA
- a CDS encoding relaxase/mobilization nuclease domain-containing protein produces the protein MIGKVGTGKSFRGVLHYLFEGRRQESKELQMQELEKKQVEVIAYNQCFGTRLELVREMIEVAKLNPDQSKPVFHFSLSFAHSDAGKLGLQDKIDMAEKLAEDFDFKDHQYVVVAHKDTDHEHLHIVANRIGFDGKTASDSNSYKHVAEFARKMELEYKLERVLSPNKFLKPEQRVAQSQRVDNRKETLKKHLQTAVKQSKDVQQVKKYMEQRGYEVELGRGIAFTDAQHVRFKGSQVGYALMDIEKKLKQEQLLQQQEQNRQAQLLRHQQEELKKQQQQEKEKQQQVHQHTHGISR, from the coding sequence ATGATCGGAAAAGTCGGTACAGGTAAAAGTTTCCGAGGCGTATTGCATTACCTCTTTGAGGGCAGGCGGCAAGAAAGCAAAGAGCTGCAAATGCAGGAGCTTGAAAAAAAACAGGTGGAGGTAATTGCTTATAACCAATGCTTCGGCACTCGTTTAGAACTGGTGCGGGAAATGATCGAAGTAGCCAAGTTAAACCCTGATCAATCAAAGCCGGTGTTTCACTTCTCCTTAAGCTTCGCCCACAGCGATGCCGGGAAGTTAGGCTTGCAGGATAAGATCGACATGGCGGAGAAACTTGCCGAAGACTTTGACTTTAAAGATCACCAATACGTTGTCGTGGCTCACAAAGATACCGATCATGAACATTTGCACATTGTCGCTAACCGTATCGGCTTTGACGGCAAAACCGCCAGCGACAGCAATAGCTATAAGCATGTGGCCGAGTTCGCCCGGAAGATGGAACTGGAATACAAATTAGAGCGGGTATTAAGCCCTAATAAGTTTTTGAAACCGGAGCAAAGGGTTGCACAAAGTCAGCGTGTTGACAACCGTAAGGAAACTTTAAAAAAGCACCTGCAAACCGCAGTCAAACAAAGTAAGGATGTGCAGCAGGTCAAAAAGTACATGGAGCAGCGAGGCTACGAAGTGGAGTTAGGCCGGGGTATCGCTTTTACCGATGCGCAGCACGTCCGCTTTAAAGGCAGCCAGGTCGGCTACGCCCTGATGGATATTGAGAAGAAACTCAAACAGGAACAGCTTTTACAGCAGCAGGAACAAAACAGGCAGGCGCAATTACTACGGCATCAACAAGAGGAATTGAAGAAACAGCAACAGCAGGAAAAGGAAAAACAGCAACAGGTACATCAGCATACCCATGGCATAAGCCGGTAA